CATTAATGAACCCTACTCTCAAATATCTGACAACTTTGtgtaacatttacatatttaGTGGCTCTAAAAATTATTCATGtcatttagcatattttaaattaaattttctgacataatgaaatgcatttattCAGTAATTGCCACTgattaaaacacattttctaatGTCAAATAAGAAAAAGCTCTACAGGTTTTAACTATAAAACACATTCATAAAATACATTCATAATAAATATGCCTGTGTGTAAAACTTCATCgtgaagatcaaagaacattGAAAGCAAATTAGAAAAAAGGTTATTAAACATAAttcaatcaccatttatttaaattgcgccactaattccacacgctgtacagagaatgcattcACATTAgcccctgccccaatagagcttacagtctaaattccctagcacgcacacagaaagactagggtcaatgtgataGCAGAGAATAAAcccattagtatgtttttggattgtgggaggaaaccggagcgctcagaggaaacccacgcaaacatgggcagAACATACAACTCTACACAGAATGGGAAtaaaactcatgatcccagtgctgaaaggcaaaagtgctaaccattaagccaacATGCTGCCCAATTAagtcaaaggggggggggaaatacgATGTCAAGATCATGataaataaatgtagagaatGTGGAACAGTAAGTTTGTCTATAACAGGCCCAACTCCATAACAGGGCGTGCATGCAAGATGAGCTTTTGTTAGAAAGGACACTAATAGACCTCTGTCATGGAAAACAGTAACTGTCAGAATTGGAAGAGATCGGAAACACAATGCATTGAACAATAGCCtgggcactctgatagaaaaacaCCCAAAAACAAACAATTGTTGAATAAACCACAACCAAAGTCTTGTCTAGAGTTTGCCAGAAAGCACGTGGGAGACTTGCATACAAAGTAGAGAAAGATTCTGTGATCTGAAGAACCTTTGGCCTCAAAGCTAGGTGTTTGTTTGGAACGAGCCTGATACTGCACATCATAAGAACACTATTCATATCCTGAAGGACGGTACTTGGAGCGTAAAATTAAGGAGATGCTTTTCTGCCTCTAGGAATGCAAGACCTGTCAAGATGGAAGTTGCAAGATAGACAATGTTGTAAAACATTGTGCAGTCTGTATGAGATCTAGAATGTGGGAGAAGATTTAGtgccagcaggacaatgaccaaGAGCATATCGCAAATGCAACCTTGGACtggctataaaaataaaaaaacaaaatcagcatGTCCTGGAGTGGTCCAGTCAAAAAAAACAGACTTCAATCCCATGGAGTAGATATTGTTAAAGGATTTAAAAATGGCTGTTCAGCAATAGTTTCCTAGTTAACCTCATGGACCTTGAGCAATACTGCAAAGAAAAATGGCAAAGTTGGTAGAAATGTACCCAAAAGCACACAGCTGTAACTGCAGCTAAACAAGTGCTTCtaccaattattaaaacaaaggGTGGTAAATACCTAGTaattaaagcaaaacaaaaataggTTTTATTTACATTAGATAATTTTGTGTTGATCAGCGGTAAAAGTTCCTGAATAAATCAATTTTGAtcacaaaattaaacaaaaaaaccaaGAGGGAAGAATACTTCTTATagccactttgtatttgcagatGTTATAAATAGCCAAAATATATGTTTGAGTTATTAAAATGCTACCTTAAAATTTTGTCAATATCAAAACATGTGCAACTATTGCAGTTTAGGTCAACAAACAAACCATGTTTACACACAGTACGTTGTAGGTTTTCTGTCAGATTACAGCTTACAATTTTCTCCAGCACCAGGTATCCAATATTCAAAGTAGGGCTGCAAATCTGCAGACTTACCTCTGACATTCAGTCCATAGTCACATGCAAACTGTGCAAATGGTGACATGTAATTGGGATCGTAGGCTAGATCATGAGCTTGCTCCGCAATGCTACGCGCTGTTTGCTGTATACTTTCATAATTTGCATTCTGGAAagaagcataaaatacatttgactACACAGCCAACAATAAGTCACAAAATGAAAGTGCCACTAAAGCTAATATATAATGGTGGCCTTAAACGCTGAAATGTTGGCCCCGAATTTAGACAATTAACAGAGTTTGTtagggagtttgactggggcggtacatcTGTCAAACTGTAATGCTggtgtcctaaggtgagctcagAAAGCTCACGTCTCCAAATTGAACATTAATCCCGTTGCCCAGCCCACTCTTTAAGCAGCAGATTTTGCCATAGTGTGGATAGTTTAAAGTTCCCTAATGTAAAAGtcaccaatataaaataaatgtttaaaagaaacaaaagaataaTGTGCATTTGTCCTCATAGAATGACAGAACCCAATATagtttacatttatctgtatagcaaatgtaaaaataatgttaacTACAGTTCCATATTAGCCATTTTTAACTCATTGTGGCCAAAAAATTGGATTAATGGGAAATGACGAAGTCTATTTGTATACGATTTCAGCTTTATCTCAAACATCTTCTGTTCTGACATGCTtcagaaaatgttaaaaatatattcgGCAACATTAATAGCAGGTATTTAACATAAACTAGCTTTTGTTTCTGCTTAGAGAGCCACTAAAGCTAAAATACGTTATCAGAGTGCAATGGATAGTAAAATATTGTAACTACTTAAAACACTACTTTAAAAAAGGAAAACCACCACCTTTAACCATTTGCAAATTACATCAATATAACATCATGAATTAACTACAATACTTTCATTTGTAGCTATGGTGTGTAAAGGATCACAGCAGCAAAGGCAAGTATCCACAGACATGAAGGACTTCACTTGTTTTGCAGTGTATGTTATAGTCTGCTGTCATGAGTAGCAGGCAGCAATattgaaaaaacccaaaacaaaaacacactagtatgTATTCCTATACAGATTTATAATACCAAAGAGTTAAATTGTTTTGCATACCTTTAACTTTTTTAATTCCTGAAGTATCATATAATCAGGCATGTTGTCGAAAAGCCCATCAGTTGCTGTAAGAATAATGTCACCTAGCTGAACATCAAATGAACTACTGTCTGCAGCATCAGGACTGCAAAGAGAaccagacagaaaataaatgcactTCAACACATCTGTTCAGAAATAAGAACACACATATTCAAATATGCATATTATATAAAGCTTTCCCCAGATCCTACTCCTCCCCAACAGCCCATCTCGAGACAGGGTAGAGGTTAGTAAGCTGCACTTTACAATTGCTTTATTTGAAAGGGAGAATGCAcagattttcttcttttttttattttttttaaatatcagtgtTCTAGAACATTTTCATATCAAGGTCCAGTTCAGTGGTCAGACTGTGCTGCTGCATGTACATTTTACGACAtctgagggaggggggagacaaaccaTTCATGTGTCCTATGAACAGCCTGGCTTCTGAACACTCCCATCTAAAAGTGTTTGTTGCCAAGTGTAGTGTTGCTTTCCCTCGCAAGAACACAGTGTGCTGCTGGAAATTTTTTCACACTGATGTGAGAGCAACATGAGACCACTTTGATCACATGCCTACAGCTCTGCACTAAGGAAATGAGAAGTCAGAGCCAAATGCTATATTACAGCATCATTACCACACACCTTCATATTCCCCCAGTAACTCACATTAACCCATatttgtgtcattatcctggataTAGTACAAACACTAAACTGCTTAATTGCCAGGCATCAGGACATAAACCTATAAAATAGcctaatataatagtaataatctaTGTAGCACTATTTTCCAGATTCCAACCCCATCTCTTTTAAATCTTTGCAGTGACTTTTGTTATCCAACTTTTCGTAAAACAGCCTAAAAAAATATAGCACTATATCTTTACAGCAAAGCCCAGTTTGTGCCCACCATTCATCCGATACACCCACCTGTCACTAAGCACCACTCCTTCAGCTTCAGGGGGCGCTATTGACAACTGGAATGGAGTGTTGAAGTAATGCTGCTGTTCATCTGACCGATGCACAACTTCTCCTGCTCTTACTACCAGAAAACCAGAATCTCCTAAATTTGCTGTGTGTAAACGATGACTCGTTCTATCCAGAACGACCAAGCAGGCAGTGCTGCTtccttaaaaacaaaattaaagtggTGTTAATGCACACAGtctataaatacatgatgatgaataAAAAAGGTCTGAAAGTTCTACTTTCAAAACAATTTTAAGCCAAAGCATCTCAATTTAGGTTAAGGTTACTAAACAGTATTGTGATATTGTTAATACCTACAAACTATATCAGAACAATACAGGTCACAGTAAAATGGATTTACAATGCCATTGGAAGATAACCAATATGCAGAACAGAGCTGGAATTGTTACTTTAAATGGAATGTACATGCAAGACTAAAACTTTGGCTAAAACGCCAATTTCATGTGCGTATCTTCACGTGTGTCCATAACCAAAAGCAAGAGAACTGCATTAAAAACAAGCCATTTACCATTAATCCCCATTATTTGGTACTATAAGCATAGGTAAGCACATGGGGGCTAGAAACTGAACATTTAGCATCTCCCTTTTAGAATAAGGCAATGACCATTCTTTTTGCAAGGTTTATATCTGGGAGTCAACGCAACTCTGAGGAAGTCTTAATGTATAGAGCAATATTTCACTGTTCAGGCAACATAGTTGGCACTTATCAGGAGCATGGACTGAAAAAGGGACAGGAACAATATAAACATGGATTCACTGAAGTTCATAATGGAAAAGCAGCAGCTAAGTAGGGGCGTAAACAAGGCCAGATGGTAAATACCTAGGACTAGTGTCTGCCCATGCATGTTATGAGGAAGGGGGGAAAAGGAACAGAATAGGGGAGTTTACAGGATTTTAAGTTTCTGCTAATGCTTTACATCAGGGCAGTCGAACAGTTCACCAATTACTATCATTTGGGACTATGTTGAGgttctttgtttgttttagggAGATCAGTTTTGGGCCATATGTAAATGCACTTAGATGAACTTCCTTCTTGAGCTGCCAAGTTTTATTCTAAAAAAGGAAATGGTTTTCTTATAGATCAATATTAAAAGCTCTGTGCAGCAGCTATGTGAACTAACTGCAAACCTCTACACCAGACATGTCAAACTTACGGACCGCATGCGggccaaatgcatttttttttttaaggcccagccagggatcagaaacaaaacaaaaaacacttatcCGACGCGTCGCccacctcccctcctccctgaatgttgagcgtgacgtcatcacgcccgacatttgcagtgaggagtgcacagaggagcaaagagacgagaagaaaacagaagaaaaagaaaaatagaagagaagaaagaaaaaatagaaagcacgagcagcatggagggcgcagtgtaaaaTGGGAGATAGGTGAACGGGAGCAAGAGCAGCATTAAGGGCGCAGTATCAAGCATTGGGaagaaaacaaactttattttttcttaacaataaaccttacaaaattgcatatgagactttcATTTTCTTGTGGcgcacacaatcttagacttagCCCAAATGGTGTTTTGAGTTCGACATGCCTGCTTTACACAAACATTTACGTGGCACAATACATGCATTCATGTTCTAATCCAGgcatgtccaacctgcggccctccaggtgttgtgaaactacaagcccaagcatgctttgccggtagacaaccagttgatagctggaaaggcatgctgggacttgtagtttcacaagacctggagggccgcaggttggacaggcctatTCTAATCCAATGTTAGCCCTCTTTGCTGGCAGATTAATGTGTTCCAACAATAGGACATGGAGACAGTGTATCCTGAAGAAACAAATGGAGTTTTAATCTGTggaggaagtgggctggtatacggcgGTATACCGTACaaccacttctactgctttgatcgtaaaactatcaaattccattcacttacattttacatactgcCACTTGTAaacttccacttcaaccactggttttAATCATATCTGTGATTTTTAtttggcagcagaggaggagaatTTTGATAAAAATATAGCCTAATATAATGTGCTGAATAGTACAGTGTACCTTTCTTTAGAAGTGGATTATGTATTTAAAATGGGGTTCTCCCTCTGACCTGGAAACATACAGCGTAGTCATTATCAGCTTCATAATTTCTctgtaaggcgccacaatgctCCGCAGTGCTAGACAGTGCGGAAACAGGTCATACAAGATAGACAACATAATTGCAGACAGGAAAACAAAGGATAGGGCCCagtcattttattatatacaccTGCCTCTTCCAtttgattcaatacattatatgTGTGGACCGAATGGGGCAGGGCCATGACGACAACAATTCTATTAAAAACAAGTGGAAAGTCTAACGTTGAAATCAACGGTTTACGCGGGTGCTAAATTCAGATGGAAAATAGTTAAGACCAAAGATTGATTTATCTGCTCATATAGTTAACCACAGTAGTGGGCACCAAATGGGTTGGCATGAGAATCATGAACAGAAAGGGTCATAGATATCTTGGAACAGCACAATATTACAGCTTTATCAACACTACAAAAGTCTCTACTGCATGATTTCCAAAAGAACGTGGCCTTACATTTTGGCAGCacttatttataaggcatcacaaaAAAGAATTGCATCAACATAAATGGGATGTTCACAGCAATGAAATATGCAACCAGGGATAATGTGCTTACTAGTTTTACgctatgaaaatgttttatattgcatCACCTTTACACTTTATCTCTACATCAAATCAATACAAACAGAAGAATCCAACATACAATTGTACTgcagtattgtttatttatgatcCATTCTTGTCATCTATACAGTCAAAGTTATGgtgaataaataactaaatgattaCAATACGCACTAATTTCTGGGaattcaataaaaatttaaaaatcaaGAGACAAACCAAAGGAAAAACTATTAACAATCATATTAAAAAGCATGTGGAAATGTGTCTGGTCAACAAAAAGATTTTTAAACCTGCATGATTAATGaattttaactaaaaaaaaaaaaaaaaaaaaacacccattttACTACATCATGTCTCAGCACAACCATACATTGCAAAAGAAAAGCTGTTTTAGGAAAAACCTCTCTTTTTTCTGGAATTCTagtcaaaacaaaaacaaaatcacattaaAGTTCTAATAACAAATACAACAGTATTTGTAATATGCCCACAACTTACTGCAATGTACGATTTCACCAAAAGCATCACAAAACATTTACTAGTCCAATAAAAACTATTTCTATCAAGATCTATTCTGCCCCTTgcaaagatttaaaaaaacataaaaacaaacaaacgcaATGTGCTTTCAGATAAACTTGGATCGTAATTACTGGCCTCAATTCTGTACTAAAAAAACTCATCCATCTCGTGTTCTGTGATTAAAATTAGCTCCTATACTTGGAAAGTCATAAAAATGGCTGAGAAGAACATGCTGCTCCTGTTTGACATTAACATTTAGATTAAGAAGAACATATGTTTCATCAAAAGACCAACAAGTGTCCTGCAGATTACCTGTTGTCAATAAGAAGGGCAAGCTGAAGGTTAACAGAGAAATTATTGTATAGATGGAGTGAACATCTAAACCTTaaagaataaaacaatattaaaagatACTTTGCTTCATAATGGATATATAGGttgctttaaaacatttttatatactgtGTGCAAAAGGGGGTAATTTATAACAGTCTGATAACCAGAACAGGACCCGCCCCCAGGGGAATGGTACAGACCGGGTTAAGGATCCTACTAATACCTTAAGGAAGGATTTTACTCACAGGTGCACGACATGGGTGTGACTGCCAAGGTGTTGTGTGTTAAGAATAAAAGGATTAGTGGGATATGGTGGGCGGGGCTTCTGATGCTGACAAGCAGCTGGACGATAGCTAGGGCTGGTGGGCTTAGCTAGTCAGGAAGCTGTGGAACATTTGCCAGTTCACAAgctgcccccagctccttcctgctgtattgtcagatttgctatagcttgtaacacttgtgtgaAATGCCTCCTGATAGGACCTGAACTGTATAGGATTGCCTTAGAAGCTTaggttataaaaaataatatcagTTCTTCATGCTGATGAACAGAATAAAACCTTAAAATGCTTTAAAAAGGGCACTTATACAATATTGCAGTAGTGGATTAAAAGAGGGTTTCCATTGTAGGACTAGCTGAAGAGCACCCAAGCACATGTATAAAAACCACTGATCTGTAAAACAAGGGGTTGAAATAGATACATAATACTTTGGGGTAGAGTGCTATctaaactccaaaaaaaaaaaaaaaaagtttgcatgtAACCATAACCATTTACTTACTAAATATGGTATAAGCATTATAGAAATATTGAATGAGAACTATTATAAGAAGCCACTGATCTTTCAGTATCAAAGACTACAATTGTCACTTATCTTTGGAGAGATGACATGTAATACTCCGGCTGCTTTGTAAATATTCCTACCTAGAGCTCATTCTACTTACCTAATAAAGGTACTTTGTTCTGAAGCAGCTCACAGTAACTTGAGGTGAGGATTCCAACAGGGTTGGTTGGCACAAACCGTCCTTCTTTCACCAAACGCTCACACGTGCGCATAAGAGTCTCTGAAAACTGAGAAGGGTCAACTCCATAGTCTCTCCATCCACCCACTCCATCTGCCACACCtagaagtaataaaaaaaaaaatgcagtgtaaTTTCCATAGAATCAATGAAAATAAAGTGCACAGTTGCAAGCACATTTTACCTTCACTGTAAACCATGTTTATACAAGTATATATTTGTCATAACACAATCCAAGCACTTAAACATAAAAAGGAATTAAGTGGGATGGCAAAAAAATAATGATTCCCCCATGCATCTCCTGGTGAGAGCTTTATGCCTCAATTGTGTCTTTCACAACCATAAATGTAACAATCTTCCATTATATGCACTTGTACAGCAAAAGGAGGCTAAACCTGCCTTATATTACTACTGCATGATCCCAATAAGATTATAATATACCGTAGATCACACGGCACACTATATCTACCCACGATATACATGGGATGATTTAGCCCCCTTTAAGCGACACGTAATGGCAGTAAGCAGCATAGAGTAGTTCTGGGACTATATAAAATGATAACTCTGCAGACCAAGttgttttatacaggtcacagaacgTCAAGGTGAAGTGGGTGCATTGTTCCTTACAATAACCAACTagtaatttttatttcatttttttacaaacatttttttttaataatcaataATATTTTGGTATGCTTGTTTCTCTAGGACAGAAGAGAGACCTGTAAGCCAGTTACACAGCTGCACAGTTTGCTGCATGGAGGAGGGGCAGGGATGGAGCAGATGTGTTGTGAGCAGAGTAATGTCTGGATGATGAAATTAAAAGGGAGAAAGACAGCAAAGAAGCTGTAAGCATTGTTACAGCAATATGTAAATAAGATATTGATCTGTGACATTACTTTTCATCAAAACTAACAATGATCAGGATATTTTTAACAGCTACCGTACAAAAAGGTTGGCGCACCACCACCAGAACTCAAATACATGTCATCTACAGTACACCAAGCA
The Mixophyes fleayi isolate aMixFle1 chromosome 1, aMixFle1.hap1, whole genome shotgun sequence DNA segment above includes these coding regions:
- the PPTC7 gene encoding protein phosphatase PTC7 homolog, translated to MFSVLSYGRLVARAVLGGLSQTDSRDYSLVTASCGFGKDARKGILKKGMCYGDDACFIARHRTADVLGVADGVGGWRDYGVDPSQFSETLMRTCERLVKEGRFVPTNPVGILTSSYCELLQNKVPLLGSSTACLVVLDRTSHRLHTANLGDSGFLVVRAGEVVHRSDEQQHYFNTPFQLSIAPPEAEGVVLSDSPDAADSSSFDVQLGDIILTATDGLFDNMPDYMILQELKKLKNANYESIQQTARSIAEQAHDLAYDPNYMSPFAQFACDYGLNVRGGKPDDITVLLSIVAEYTD